The genome window CTCCGATGACCACGCCCAGACTCCTATCCGCCCACAGTCTCATGTCCGACCGGGTGCAGCAGCCTTCCGGCGAGCACCTCGGGGACATGAAGGAATTGATGATCGACCTGGACACCGGCCGCATCGCCTATGCCGTGCTGTCGTTCGGCGGGTTCCTCGGACTCGGCGACAAGTTGTTCGCCCTCCCCTGGTCGGTGTTTCACGTCGACACGGACGAGAAGGCCCTCGTGCTCGACGTGCCGAAGGAGACCCTCGAGCAGGCACCAGGCTTCGACAAGTCGAACTGGCCCGCGGGGCCCGAGCATTGGGGTCTCGTCGACACCCATTGGGCCGACTACCGCCGAGTCGCCTGAACAAGCCAAACGCGGACGTTGCCCCCGGCACTTTGTCGGGGGCAACGTCGCGAGACCGGCAGGTCAGCGCCGGCGACGGGTGCGGAAACGTCGCGAGATCTCGACCTCGCTCGTGCGCTTGGGATCGACCGCAGCCGGTTCGAAGGCCACCAGGTCGTCGAGCCGGGGGTCGTTGGAGAACATCTTCACGATCTCTAGGTTGAGGCCCGAGGCCCGCTGCAGCCGTTCGACGTCCTCGACCTGGTCCCACTCGACCAGGGACACCACCAGGCCGGTCTCCCCCGCCCGGGCGGTGCGTCCCGAGCGGTGGACGAAACTCTTGTAGTCCTGGGGGGGATCGAAGTGCATCACCACGTCGACATCGTCGATATGGAGGCCCCGGGAGGCGATGTTGGTGGCCACCAGTGCAGGGAGCCGCCCCTCGGCGAAGTCGCCGAGCACCCGTTCGCGGTCCTTCTGGATCTTGTCACCGTGGATGGCCAGAGCATCCACCCCTTCGTCCTGGAGCTGTCGGGTCACCCGATCGGCGTTCGCCTTGGTGCCCACGAAGATCAGAGTGCGGGTCACCCCCCGGATGATCCGGGCTGCCACCTTGGCCTTGTCCATGTAGTGGACGGCGAGGAAGCGATGTGTCTGCTCGTCGACGATGTCGCTCTCAGTGATCACCTCGTGGCCCACCGGGTCACGCAGGTAGGCAGTGACTAGGGAGCGCACGGCGCCGTCGAGGGTGGCCGAGAACAGCATCACTTGAGGTTCACCGGCGATCGAGCGCATGATCGATCGAACCTGGGGAAGGAAGCCCATGTCGGCCATTTGGTCGGCCTCGTCGAGCACCACACAGTCGACGGCCGTGACGGAGACCAACTTGCGCCTGATCAGGTCGATCAGCCGCCCGGGAGTGGCGATGACGATGTCGACCCCCCGCTCCAGTGCCTTTGTCTGGGTACCCATCGACGCCCCGCCGTATACGGCGAGCAGCGAGCGGCCCATAGCCCTGGCTAGGGGCTCGAGTTCGTCCGCAACCTGGCTGCACAGCTCCCGGGTTGGGACGAGGACCAGGGCCCCCGGCTGATTCGGGGGGGACTTCTTCGACCGCTCGATCATCGGGATGCCGAAGGCAAGTGACTTGCCAGACCCGGTCTGGGCCCGGCCGCAGACATCGCGGCCGAGCAACGCGTCGGGGATGGTCATGACCTGGATCGGAAAGGGGGCGGTGATGCCGCGACCCCGAAGGACCTCGACGATCGGCTCGGAAACACCTAGGGCGGAGAAGTTGGTGACTGTGTCAGGGTTCATGGTGGAGTTCTGCATATGTCCTTTTAGGAAGCGGCGGCGCGTCGACTCGTCGACGATGGTTGACGGGAACGATGGCGCAATCTGCAGCGTCGGCCTGCCGTAGTTCAGTGTAACGGTCGGCAGGAGTGGATCCGGAATTGAGCCGCTCCCGACATCCTCAACCAGTGTTTTCGAAGATCCGGCGCAACGACGCAGGTCATCCGGTCAGAGTCAGACCGGGTAGACGGCTGCAGCGCACCCGCCCACCGAATCGGGTTGCGGAGCACCACGAATGCACATGCGGTGAGACCGATCAGTACGGCAGGTGCTCCAACCGAATCGGCATGATTCGGCGCGGGCATAAACCGTTCGTTCGGCCGCACGCGGCAGCCTGCGACTCCGCGGGGCGGGTCCGGAGGCGTCGCCGGGAGAGGTCATGCGGGGTTATCGGCCCGTCAGGGCCCAGGGTTGAGGTACGCCCGGTTCGAGGAGGCGTGGTCGCCGAGCCCTTCACCGACGCAATCGACCTAGAGGTCGTTTCTGATGGGTCCTCGGCAGACTCCCGGCGCACCACCAAGTAGGCCCCGCCGTCGCAAGCGACGGCGGGGCCTGGGTCGAATGGTTAGTTGGGTCAGCGACTACCGCCTTCGACTGAATCCCCATCCCCCGCCAAGCAACAACAGAACGAGAACGATGATCAGCAACGTGCTCATTTCCACTCCCTTGATCGACAATGAACTTGCGTGAACTGTCTTACCCAACGGCGGCGCATTATCAAACCGCGCAAGGGTTTCCGGTGTCCGACGCGAGACGGGTCCCAGTTGTCGGAACTCGCAGGACCGTAACCCGGCGGCCTGGCTAGCCGGTCCTCTCGTCCCACCACTTGAGGACTCGCCGCGCCCTGAGGGTGTTCCACTTGCTCGGCGCGCCTACGGGGGTTTCGAGGTCGAAGAAGACCCGCCCTGGGTGCAGTCGATCGAGGAGCCATCGGCCGTCGGGCTGCTGCTTGGATCGGACGACCTCGATGGCCTCCTCCATCCTCGAGTCCGGTTCGTCCTGAGCTCTCCGGAAGTAGTCGAGGGCCCGCAGCACGTCATAATGCCAGTAGTACGGGAACGCGAAGTCCAGAAACCCAGGATCGACCACCTCCGCGGTGCTCTTGCGGTGAAACAGGCGGCGCTCGAGTAGGTACTCCTCACCGGCCCGGCGAGCATCGCCAACCCCTTGTTTGCCCTGGTTCGCCGCTTCGAGTTCGAGCAACCCGTCGAGGACGTTGATCGTGCTGTCAAATGATGAGCGAACCGATCCCCGCTCCGCCTCACAGTTCCACCCACCGTCTTCGAGCGTCTCACTCAGAACCCTGTCGACGACGCCGGCCACATCCGCGCCCAGGTAGACGCCTGTCTCGATCGTTCGTCCGTTGATGCAGGGCTCCACCTCACCGTCGAAGTAGCGCTGCCCCTCGTGCTCCCACCGCCCGTTCTCCATCACGAGGCTCAGGGCCCGTTGCGCCGATGCGCTGTTTGGGGGAAGGCCGAAGATCTGCAGTGTCTGCAGCGTGTGCATCGTCGCCGTCCACGGCTGACCCGGCTCGTCACCGCCCCACACATAGTCGGCCGGGAAGCAAGCGCCACCCGCCCACAGCCCGTTCTCATCCTCGAGGGCGAGGAGCCGGGCACCCGACCCCTCGAATTCCACTCTGGAGCGCTCGCGCCCCCATTCGGACTCGGGGAGATCGAGCAGGTCACGCATCACCTGCCAGCGGATCGCCGGGTCGGAGTCGAGGAGCCAGTCGACAGTGATCACGGCCAGCCACACTAGACCACCAGTGCGACAGCCAGATCCCGCGTGGAGGGCTCAAGAAGTGGTCTTGTCCTTGGCGAAGTGAGCCTTTGGCTGATCGGTCAGACCGGGCGTGAAGACTCAGGAGTGGGACGCCCGGCCG of Acidimicrobiia bacterium contains these proteins:
- a CDS encoding PRC-barrel domain-containing protein, with the translated sequence MTTPRLLSAHSLMSDRVQQPSGEHLGDMKELMIDLDTGRIAYAVLSFGGFLGLGDKLFALPWSVFHVDTDEKALVLDVPKETLEQAPGFDKSNWPAGPEHWGLVDTHWADYRRVA
- a CDS encoding DEAD/DEAH box helicase, coding for MQNSTMNPDTVTNFSALGVSEPIVEVLRGRGITAPFPIQVMTIPDALLGRDVCGRAQTGSGKSLAFGIPMIERSKKSPPNQPGALVLVPTRELCSQVADELEPLARAMGRSLLAVYGGASMGTQTKALERGVDIVIATPGRLIDLIRRKLVSVTAVDCVVLDEADQMADMGFLPQVRSIMRSIAGEPQVMLFSATLDGAVRSLVTAYLRDPVGHEVITESDIVDEQTHRFLAVHYMDKAKVAARIIRGVTRTLIFVGTKANADRVTRQLQDEGVDALAIHGDKIQKDRERVLGDFAEGRLPALVATNIASRGLHIDDVDVVMHFDPPQDYKSFVHRSGRTARAGETGLVVSLVEWDQVEDVERLQRASGLNLEIVKMFSNDPRLDDLVAFEPAAVDPKRTSEVEISRRFRTRRRR